CTATTTTGCTTCAAAACCTTGTTTAAATATCGACGGGCTTGGAAACAAGATAGTAGAACAGCTCTTTAATGAACATTTAGTAAAGTCTGTACTTGATCTTTTTAGTCTGACAAAAGAGCAACTCTTAGAGCTTGAAGGGTTTAAAGAGAAAAAAGCACAAAATCTTTTAGATGCGATCGCAAATGCAAAAGGAAGCGAGTTGTGGCGTTTCATTAATTCTCTGGGAATTGAGCATATCGGTGAAGTGGCTTCAAAAATGATCGCGGCAAAGTTCGGGCTTAAATTTTTAGAGATTCATAAAGAAGATCTTTTAGAGATTGATGGAATCGGTGAAGAGATGGCTGAGAGCTTTTTAGAGTTCTTGCGTGTAAACGAAGAGACTATTAAAGAGTTGTTGGAGGTGATCGAGCCACTTGAGCCTGAACTTAGAGAAGAAGCTCATGAGAATCCTTTTAAAGCAAAAACTGTAGTACTGACTGGAACTATGAGTGAGTCTCGCGGAGCGATTAAAGAGATGCTTGAAAATCTCGGTGCTAAAGTTTCAGGCTCGGTAAGTAAAAAGACCGACTTTGTGATCTACGGCGAAGATGCAGGAAGTAAATATGATAAAGCTGTAAGCCTTGGAGTTGCTACTCTTACTGAAGATGAGATGAGAGAAATGGTTTGAGACTAGATAGTTATTTAGTTGAACAGGGACTTGCAGAAACCCGTAATAAAGCACAGTCGATCATAAAAGAGGGACTGGTTTTAGTTGATGACAAAGAGATAAAAAAGCCCGCTTTTAAAGTTGAGGATTCAATGAATGTGATTGTAAAAGAGCATAAAGCATATGTTTCTCGTGCTGCACATAAGCTCAAAGATTTTATTGATGAAATTCATTATGAACCAAGTGGCAAAGTAGCACTGGATATCGGCTCATCTACAGGAGGATTTACACAGGTACTTCTTGAAGCGGGAGCGAAGGAAGTAACTTGTGTAGATGTAGGTTCTGATCAGCTTCATCACTCGCTGTGTAGTGATGAAAGAGTGCATGTTTATGAAAACTGTGATATTAGAAAGTTTGAAAGTGCATCGCCGTTCGAGTTGATTGTTAGTGATGTGGCCTTTATCTCACTGCTTTACATTTTAGATGATATCGACAGACTTGCATCAAAAGATATTATTTTACTTTTTAAGCCGCAGTTTGAGGTTGGACGTGAAGCAAAACGTGATAAAAACGGTGTTGTGCTTGATCAAAAAGCTATAGAAAATGGTATGATTAGATTTGAAGATGCATGTAAATTAAAAGGTTGGACTTTGCAGAGCAAAGCGCCTTCAAAAACAACAGGAAAAGAGGGTAATCTTGAATACTGCTACTATTTTACAAAATAGCACTAGTGTTGCTATAGGTGGATTTGACGGGATGCACATTGGGCATCAGGAACTTTTTCATCACTTAGATCAAAACGGTGTAATTGTAGTGATCAATACAGGGTAT
Above is a window of Sulfurimonas marina DNA encoding:
- the tlyA gene encoding 23S rRNA (cytidine-2'-O)-methyltransferase TlyA — translated: MRLDSYLVEQGLAETRNKAQSIIKEGLVLVDDKEIKKPAFKVEDSMNVIVKEHKAYVSRAAHKLKDFIDEIHYEPSGKVALDIGSSTGGFTQVLLEAGAKEVTCVDVGSDQLHHSLCSDERVHVYENCDIRKFESASPFELIVSDVAFISLLYILDDIDRLASKDIILLFKPQFEVGREAKRDKNGVVLDQKAIENGMIRFEDACKLKGWTLQSKAPSKTTGKEGNLEYCYYFTK